Proteins found in one Lepeophtheirus salmonis chromosome 9, UVic_Lsal_1.4, whole genome shotgun sequence genomic segment:
- the Dad1 gene encoding dolichyl-diphosphooligosaccharide--protein glycosyltransferase subunit DAD1: MAPTLSLETVVKKFLNEYSSGTPKNLKIVDGYLTYVFFTGVLQFLYCCLVGTFPFNAFLSGFISCVGSFILGICLRLQVNPKNKADFSGISPERGFADFIFAHVVLHLVVMNFIG; the protein is encoded by the coding sequence ATGGCTCCAACTCTTAGCCTCGAAACCGTAGTTAAAAAGTTCTTGAATGAATACTCTTCCGGAACGCCCAAAAATCTGAAAATTGTTGATGGTTATCtcacatatgtatttttcacgGGTGTCCTTCAATTTCTTTACTGCTGCCTCGTCGGAACCTTTCCATTCAATGCGTTTCTCTCCGGATTCATTTCTTGCGTTGGATCATTCATCCTTGGTATTTGTTTAAGGCTTCAAGTCAATCCCAAGAACAAGGCGGACTTCTCAGGGATTAGTCCTGAAAGAGGATTTGCGGATTTCATCTTTGCTCATGTCGTTCTACATCTTGTTGTCATGAATTTTATTGGATAA
- the dare gene encoding NADPH:adrenodoxin oxidoreductase, mitochondrial: MISHCLFKSVSRFFQQPRLLYSTERSYRICIVGSGPAGFYVAQQLLKDERVHVDILERLPVPFGLVRYGVAPDHSDVKNVDNTFTKVAQNPRFRFFGNVSFGDDVSYSMLKTLYSGVVLAYGAASARNLNIPGENLDNVISGKDFVGYYNGLPQNKDLPLDLTSSDTAVIVGVGNVALDIARILLSPLKDLKKTDISEEALDKIANSKIKRVLVVGRRGPLQVSFTIKELREMLHLEGVRPEFSNLEYYSRVSSAIQELKRPKKRLVELLVKSALQEVPTDKQGALWSKKSNKSWNLKLLRSPFKIHAEEGNSSPSGISFKVNTLLGDQINEGQKIQETEDVEFIESGLIITSVGYKSIAPPEGSNIPFDQTKGIIPNKNGKVNDDGLYVSGWLGTGPKGVIADTMTESHKVGRTIMHDINSGLLPSNGDTYEDLTSILRQHSVTTWADWEKIDTYEKSLSSEKPRCKLTTISSMMKAVKK, encoded by the exons ATGATCTCTCACTGCTTATTTAAAAGCGTTTCTCGTTTTTTTCAACAACCAAGATTATTATATAGCACAGAGAGGTCTTATCGTATATGCATCGTTGGATCTGGACCTGCAGGGTTTTATGTCGCTCAACAATTGTTAAAAG ATGAACGAGTTCATGTGGATATACTGGAAAGACTTCCTGTTCCCTTTGGCCTAGTTCGCTATGGTGTTGCCCCGGATCATTCGGATGTTAAAAATGTAGataatacatttacaaaagTTGCTCAAAACCCTCGTTTTCGTTTTTTTGGCAATGTCAGCTTTGGAGACGATGTAAGTTACTCAATGCTCAAAACATTATACAGTGGTGTAGTTCTTGCATATGGAGCTGCCTCGGCTCGCAATTTGAATATACCTGGAGAAAATCTGGACAATGTCATTTCCGGAAAAGATTTCGTTGGTTACTATAACGGCTTACCTCAAAACAAGGATCTTCCATTGGATCTAACTTCCTCGGATACTGCTGTGATTGTAGGAGTTGGCAATGTTGCCTTGGACATTGCTCGTATCCTCCTTTCCCCATTGAAAGATTTGAAGAAAACTGACATATCCGAGGAGGCTCTTGATAAGATAGCCAATAGTAAAATTAAGCGAGTTTTGGTTGTTGGCAGAAGGGGACCACTGCAAGTATCTTTTACGATTAAAGAACTAAGAGAAATGCTCCATTTAGAAGGAGTTCGTCCGGAATTTAGTAATTTAGAATACTACTCAAGGGTATCAAGTGCAATTCAAGAACTTAAACGTCCTAAGAAAAGACTTGTAGAACTTTTAGTCAAATCTGCTCTACAGGAAGTTCCTACAGATAAACAAGGAGCTCTTTGgtcaaaaaaatctaataagtCTTGGAATCTGAAGTTGCTTCGATCCCCCTTTAAAATTCATGCTGAAGAAGGGAATTCTTCTCCATCTGGCATTAGTTTCAAAGTGAATACCCTCCTAGGAGATCAAATAAATGAGGGTCAAAAGATTCAAGAAACTGAAGACGTTGAATTCATAGAGAGTGGCTTAATAATCACTAGTGTAGGCTACAAGAGTATCGCTCCACCGGAGGGATCAAATATACCTTTTGACCAGACCAAGGGCATCATACCCAACAAAAACGGTAAAGTGAATGATGACGGTCTCTATGTATCTGGATGGCTTGGTACAGGTCCAAAAGGTGTAATTGCAGACACGATGACAGAATCTCATAAAGTGGGACGTACAATAATGCATGACATAAATTCAGGCCTTTTACCCTCCAATGGTGATACATATGAGGATCTCACTAGTATACTGCGTCAACATAGCGTTACTACATGGGCTGATTGGGAAAAAATAGATACTTATGAGAAGAGTTTGAGCTCCGAAAAGCCCCGCTGTAAACTTACGACTATTTCATCTATGATGAAGGCTGTTAAAAAGTGA